Proteins from one Mycobacterium adipatum genomic window:
- a CDS encoding alpha/beta hydrolase family protein, with product MTDTTHTRKRSPTLSVEDFFSPPERAGATISPDGTRIAYLAPWRNRLNVWVQDVEGTGEPRCVTADETRSVYIYSWTHDSRWLLYLQDNGGDEHWHVHRVDPDDPAGTAVDLTPFPRVRASYELLKAQPGKALVQHNARNAELMDAFELDIATGELTLLAENPGTVVGWISGPGGELFTNTLTAGGDVEISQWDSATRSLRTITVYEGRDYPLGIHPIAVSPDGTGIWLGSYRGSDRLRLARLDVATGEETVIDSHPHYDLGAQIMLPSPFIISERTGELIGARYYGERQVIHALDDEFADVLSRLATLSDGDLAGISCDDSGQRWVVSFTHDRDPHATYFYDHATGESRLLFRPYPHLDPAALAEMTPVTVTARDGLDLHAYLTLPVGRPPENLPLVLLVHGGPWARDCWGYQPDVQLLANRGYAVLQVNFRGSTGYGKAFTQAAIGEFAGKMHDDLIDAVDWAVKQGFADRDRVAIFGGSYGGYATLVGVTFTPDVFAAAIDYVGISSLPNFMRTLPDVGRRFLANNWNLYVGDPSDPQQEADMLARSPITRVDRIRTPLLVVQGANDSRVVQAESDNMVAALRARGVEVEYMVKQDEGHGFVNPDNNIDLYHAVERFLAAHL from the coding sequence GTGACCGACACGACGCACACCCGGAAGCGATCCCCGACCCTCTCCGTCGAAGACTTCTTCAGCCCGCCCGAGCGGGCCGGGGCGACGATCTCCCCCGACGGCACCCGCATCGCCTACCTCGCCCCGTGGCGCAACCGCCTCAACGTCTGGGTCCAGGACGTCGAGGGCACCGGAGAGCCGCGCTGTGTCACCGCCGACGAGACCCGCAGTGTCTACATCTACAGCTGGACCCACGACTCGCGGTGGCTGCTGTACCTGCAGGACAATGGCGGTGACGAACATTGGCATGTGCACCGGGTGGACCCCGACGACCCGGCCGGCACCGCCGTGGACCTCACGCCGTTTCCCCGGGTGCGCGCCTCCTACGAACTCCTCAAGGCCCAGCCGGGCAAGGCGCTCGTCCAGCACAATGCGCGCAACGCCGAACTCATGGACGCCTTCGAACTCGACATCGCCACCGGCGAGCTCACCCTGCTCGCCGAGAATCCCGGCACGGTGGTCGGCTGGATCAGCGGGCCGGGCGGTGAGCTGTTCACCAACACACTCACCGCCGGAGGCGATGTCGAGATCTCGCAATGGGATTCGGCCACCCGGTCACTGCGGACGATCACGGTCTACGAGGGTCGCGACTATCCACTGGGCATCCACCCGATCGCGGTCTCCCCAGACGGAACCGGCATCTGGCTGGGCTCCTATCGGGGTAGCGACCGGCTCCGGCTGGCCCGGCTCGACGTGGCCACCGGCGAGGAAACCGTCATCGACAGCCATCCCCACTACGACCTCGGGGCGCAGATCATGCTGCCGTCGCCGTTCATCATCAGTGAGCGCACCGGGGAACTGATCGGTGCTCGCTACTACGGTGAACGACAGGTGATCCACGCCCTCGACGACGAATTCGCCGACGTGCTGAGCAGGCTGGCCACACTCTCCGATGGCGACCTGGCCGGCATCTCCTGTGACGACAGCGGGCAGCGCTGGGTGGTCAGCTTCACCCATGACCGCGACCCGCACGCCACCTATTTCTACGACCATGCCACCGGCGAGAGCCGACTGTTGTTCCGGCCCTACCCACACCTGGATCCCGCGGCGCTGGCCGAGATGACACCGGTCACCGTCACCGCACGCGATGGGCTGGACCTGCACGCCTATCTGACGCTGCCGGTGGGCAGGCCGCCGGAGAACCTCCCGCTGGTACTGCTGGTGCACGGCGGTCCGTGGGCACGGGACTGCTGGGGCTACCAGCCCGACGTGCAGCTGCTGGCCAACCGCGGATACGCGGTGCTGCAGGTCAACTTCCGCGGATCGACCGGATACGGCAAAGCGTTCACCCAAGCCGCCATCGGCGAGTTCGCCGGCAAGATGCACGACGATCTGATCGATGCGGTTGACTGGGCGGTCAAGCAGGGCTTCGCCGACCGGGACCGGGTGGCCATCTTCGGCGGCTCCTATGGCGGCTACGCCACGCTGGTCGGTGTCACATTCACCCCGGACGTTTTCGCCGCGGCCATCGACTACGTGGGGATCTCAAGCCTGCCCAACTTCATGCGCACGCTGCCCGATGTGGGCCGTAGATTCCTGGCCAACAACTGGAATCTCTACGTCGGGGACCCGTCGGATCCGCAGCAGGAGGCCGATATGCTGGCCCGCTCACCGATCACCCGGGTGGACCGGATCCGCACCCCACTGCTGGTGGTGCAGGGCGCCAACGATTCTCGGGTGGTGCAGGCCGAGTCCGACAACATGGTCGCGGCGCTGCGCGCCCGGGGCGTCGAGGTCGAGTACATGGTCAAACAGGACGAGGGGCACGGATTCGTCAACCCGGACAACAACATCGACCTGTACCACGCCGTGGAGAGGTTCCTGGCCGCGCACCTTTGA
- a CDS encoding acetyl-CoA acetyltransferase, whose protein sequence is MVDPRTPVIVGVGQFTERVDAPDYRGMSSVELATEAVLAALADTGVDAASVAAAIEVFVALRQFEICTPFSEAPLGCSDNYPRSVAARIGADPARAVLEPLGGHGSQKVVTEFSGAIAAGDAEVVLVLGSENGSTLRYFAGRDDKPDHSEHVGGQLEDRGYGFDQYMNEYTAKHGLTGAPVQYGLLDNARRARLGATVADYRRDMAELFAPFSEVAARNPLSSSPVPRSVEELITVTAENRMICDPYPRLMVARDQVNQGAAVLIMSVAAARRLSVPEEKWVYLHGHADMVEQQLLDREDLSASLSAEKAVAEALRVAGIGLAEVSTFDLYSCFPFPVFSVCDSSALATDDPRGLTLTGGLPYFGGPGNSYSLHGIAETVNEMRSRPGSFGLVGANGGVMSKYSVGVYSTTPAAWKADDSAALQAEIAALPTVPVTRDADGAGTIETYSVRYDWPETTGVVIGRLDVDNSRFMALSTDEALLALMTEGDPLGARIEVKSTEDGINLAGLA, encoded by the coding sequence ATGGTGGATCCGCGTACGCCGGTGATCGTCGGTGTCGGACAGTTCACCGAGCGCGTCGACGCGCCGGACTATCGGGGTATGTCCTCGGTGGAACTGGCCACCGAGGCCGTACTGGCCGCACTGGCCGACACCGGCGTGGACGCGGCCTCGGTCGCCGCGGCGATCGAGGTCTTCGTGGCGCTGCGGCAGTTCGAGATCTGCACACCCTTCTCCGAGGCGCCCCTGGGTTGCTCGGACAACTATCCGCGATCGGTCGCCGCGCGCATCGGTGCCGACCCGGCCCGCGCGGTGCTCGAACCGCTGGGCGGGCACGGATCGCAGAAGGTGGTGACCGAGTTCTCCGGCGCCATCGCGGCCGGCGACGCCGAGGTGGTGCTGGTGCTCGGCTCCGAGAACGGGTCGACGTTGCGCTATTTCGCCGGACGGGACGACAAACCCGACCACAGCGAACACGTCGGTGGGCAACTCGAGGACCGCGGGTACGGCTTCGACCAGTACATGAACGAGTACACCGCCAAGCACGGATTGACCGGTGCGCCGGTGCAATACGGCCTGCTGGACAACGCCCGGCGGGCCCGTCTCGGCGCGACGGTGGCCGACTACCGCCGAGACATGGCCGAGTTGTTCGCCCCGTTCTCCGAGGTCGCCGCCCGAAACCCGCTGTCCTCGTCGCCGGTGCCGCGCTCGGTCGAGGAGCTGATCACCGTCACCGCCGAGAACCGGATGATCTGTGATCCCTATCCGCGGCTGATGGTGGCGCGTGATCAGGTGAACCAGGGCGCCGCGGTGCTGATCATGTCGGTGGCCGCGGCCCGAAGGCTGTCGGTGCCCGAGGAGAAGTGGGTCTACCTGCACGGCCACGCCGACATGGTGGAGCAACAACTGCTCGACCGGGAAGACCTGAGCGCCAGTCTCTCCGCGGAAAAGGCTGTGGCGGAGGCGCTTCGGGTGGCCGGCATCGGGCTGGCCGAGGTGTCCACCTTCGACCTCTACAGCTGCTTCCCGTTCCCGGTGTTCTCCGTGTGTGACTCGAGCGCGCTGGCGACCGACGACCCGCGCGGGCTCACGCTGACCGGCGGGCTGCCCTACTTCGGCGGGCCCGGCAACAGCTACTCCCTGCACGGCATCGCCGAGACGGTGAACGAAATGCGTTCCCGGCCAGGATCGTTCGGTCTGGTGGGCGCCAACGGCGGGGTGATGAGCAAGTATTCGGTCGGGGTGTACTCGACGACGCCCGCCGCGTGGAAAGCCGACGACAGCGCGGCCTTACAGGCAGAGATCGCCGCGCTGCCCACCGTGCCGGTCACCCGCGACGCCGACGGCGCGGGCACCATCGAGACGTACTCGGTGCGCTACGACTGGCCCGAGACCACCGGCGTCGTCATCGGGCGCCTCGACGTCGACAACTCCCGGTTCATGGCGCTGAGCACCGACGAAGCGCTGCTGGCCCTGATGACCGAGGGTGATCCACTGGGCGCGCGCATCGAGGTGAAGTCCACCGAGGACGGCATCAACCTGGCCGGCTTGGCCTAA
- the purH gene encoding bifunctional phosphoribosylaminoimidazolecarboxamide formyltransferase/IMP cyclohydrolase, translated as MSDKRPIRRALISVYDKTGLVDLARGLHEAGVSIVSTGSTAKTIAGAGVPVTPVEDVTGFPEVLDGRVKTLHPKVHAGVLADLRKPEHEAALTELGIAPFELVVVNLYPFSETVASGAGPDECVEQIDIGGPSMVRAAAKNHPSVAVVVDPLGYDGVLAAVRNGGFSLAERKKLAALAFQHTAEYDVAVAGWMVSVLAPEQDAVLPRWVGSTSRRTAVLRYGENPHQSAALYRDDSGWPGLAQAEQLHGKEMSYNNYTDADAAWRAAFDHEQTCVAIIKHANPCGIAVSSVSVADAHAKAHACDPLSAFGGVIATNSTVSVDMAETVADIFTEVIIAPAYEPGAVEALSKKKNIRILVAAQPQEAGAEFRPISGGLLVQQRDALDADGDDPNNWTLATGEAADPATLADLVFAWRAGRAVKSNAIVIAKDGATVGVGMGQVNRVDAARLAVERAGERTQGAVASSDAFFPFPDGLQTLTAAGVKAIVHPGGSVRDDEVTAAAAAAGITLYLTGARHFAH; from the coding sequence ATGAGCGACAAGCGGCCGATCCGGCGTGCGTTGATCAGCGTGTACGACAAGACCGGGCTGGTGGATCTGGCTCGCGGGCTGCATGAGGCGGGCGTGAGCATCGTCTCGACCGGATCCACCGCGAAAACCATTGCCGGCGCCGGTGTCCCGGTGACCCCGGTGGAAGATGTCACCGGCTTCCCGGAGGTGCTCGACGGGCGGGTGAAAACCCTGCACCCGAAGGTGCACGCCGGGGTGCTGGCGGACCTGCGCAAGCCCGAACACGAGGCGGCGCTGACCGAATTGGGGATCGCGCCTTTCGAACTCGTCGTGGTCAACCTGTACCCGTTCAGCGAGACGGTGGCCTCCGGCGCGGGCCCCGACGAGTGCGTCGAGCAGATCGACATCGGCGGACCGTCGATGGTGCGCGCTGCCGCCAAGAACCATCCCAGCGTTGCCGTGGTGGTCGACCCGCTCGGCTATGACGGCGTGCTGGCCGCGGTGCGCAACGGCGGGTTCTCCCTTGCCGAGCGGAAGAAGCTGGCGGCGTTGGCCTTCCAACACACCGCCGAATATGACGTCGCGGTGGCCGGCTGGATGGTCTCGGTACTGGCCCCGGAGCAGGATGCCGTGCTGCCGCGGTGGGTCGGCTCGACATCGCGGCGCACCGCCGTGCTGCGCTACGGCGAGAACCCGCACCAGTCGGCCGCGCTGTACCGCGATGACTCCGGCTGGCCGGGCCTGGCGCAGGCCGAGCAGTTGCACGGCAAGGAGATGTCCTACAACAACTACACCGACGCCGATGCGGCGTGGCGGGCAGCATTCGACCACGAGCAGACCTGCGTGGCGATCATCAAGCACGCCAACCCGTGCGGTATCGCAGTGTCCTCGGTCTCGGTGGCCGATGCGCATGCCAAGGCGCACGCCTGTGATCCGTTGTCGGCCTTCGGCGGTGTGATCGCCACCAACTCCACCGTCAGCGTCGACATGGCCGAGACGGTCGCCGATATCTTCACCGAGGTGATCATCGCGCCGGCGTACGAGCCGGGCGCGGTGGAGGCGTTGAGCAAGAAGAAGAACATCCGGATCCTGGTCGCCGCCCAGCCGCAGGAGGCCGGCGCGGAGTTCCGCCCGATCAGCGGCGGCCTGCTGGTGCAGCAGCGCGACGCTCTCGACGCCGATGGCGATGATCCGAACAACTGGACGCTGGCCACCGGCGAGGCCGCCGACCCGGCGACGCTGGCCGACCTGGTGTTCGCCTGGCGGGCCGGCCGCGCGGTGAAATCCAACGCCATCGTGATCGCCAAGGACGGCGCCACCGTCGGCGTCGGTATGGGACAGGTCAACCGGGTCGACGCCGCGCGGCTGGCGGTGGAGCGCGCCGGTGAGCGTACGCAGGGCGCGGTGGCGTCCTCCGACGCGTTCTTCCCGTTCCCCGACGGCCTGCAGACGTTGACCGCGGCCGGGGTGAAGGCGATCGTGCACCCGGGCGGATCGGTGCGCGACGACGAGGTGACCGCCGCCGCGGCCGCCGCCGGTATCACGCTCTACCTCACCGGCGCACGGCACTTCGCGCACTAG
- a CDS encoding DUF6350 family protein, whose translation MDNRSVGTRQARDLLRVAFGPSVVALGVIAAVTLIQLLIANSDMTGAFGAIASMWLGVHQVPVSIGGRELGVMPLLPVLLMVWGTARTTAAAAGRSSWFVVRWVVASALGGPLLIAAFSLAVIHDAASVITELQTPDASRAFAGVLAVHAIGALIGVAMTGRLLTLPRVPRWLPEAVRGAAAGVLALLGLSGVVAAGSIIVHWGTMHDLFGITDSVFGQFSLTLLSILYIPNVLVGTAAVAVGSSAHIGLANFSSFTVLGGDIPAVPVLAAVPTPPLGPIWVALLIVAAVSAVALGQQCARRAAPWPIAAAKVAVAALVAALTMALLGYAGGGRLGNFGDVGVDQVTFGPAVFLWFLSIGGLTVAMAGGVVRRPKKVKPVAAPAPEPAAVFEDAAVVDDEDAITDVVLLDAQPELPEHAESFELGAPPIEHPDDPLLDPEEHFIADGDHPDVTAEKPPEQGD comes from the coding sequence GTGGATAACCGGTCAGTCGGCACCCGACAGGCTCGCGACCTGCTCAGGGTCGCGTTCGGGCCATCGGTCGTCGCGCTCGGTGTGATCGCTGCGGTGACGCTGATCCAGCTGCTCATCGCCAACAGCGATATGACCGGCGCGTTCGGCGCCATCGCCAGCATGTGGCTCGGCGTGCACCAGGTGCCGGTGTCGATCGGCGGCCGCGAGCTCGGTGTGATGCCGTTGCTGCCGGTGTTGCTGATGGTGTGGGGCACCGCACGCACCACCGCCGCGGCCGCCGGCCGGTCGTCCTGGTTCGTCGTCCGCTGGGTGGTGGCCTCGGCACTCGGCGGGCCGCTGTTGATCGCGGCCTTCTCGCTGGCCGTCATTCACGACGCGGCCTCGGTGATCACCGAGCTGCAAACACCGGACGCCTCGCGGGCCTTCGCGGGTGTGCTGGCGGTGCACGCGATCGGTGCGCTGATCGGCGTGGCCATGACGGGCCGCCTGCTGACCCTGCCGCGGGTGCCGCGCTGGCTGCCCGAGGCGGTGCGCGGCGCCGCGGCCGGAGTGCTCGCGCTGCTCGGTCTCTCCGGTGTGGTGGCCGCCGGTTCGATCATCGTGCACTGGGGCACCATGCACGACCTGTTCGGCATCACCGATTCGGTGTTCGGTCAGTTCAGCCTGACCCTGCTGTCGATTCTCTACATCCCCAACGTGCTCGTCGGCACCGCGGCGGTCGCCGTCGGCTCCAGCGCCCATATCGGGCTGGCCAACTTCAGTTCGTTCACCGTGCTGGGCGGCGACATCCCGGCCGTGCCGGTGCTCGCCGCCGTCCCGACGCCACCGCTGGGACCGATCTGGGTGGCGCTGCTGATCGTGGCCGCTGTCTCGGCGGTGGCTCTTGGCCAGCAGTGCGCGCGCCGGGCCGCGCCCTGGCCGATCGCCGCCGCGAAGGTCGCGGTGGCCGCCCTGGTGGCCGCGCTGACCATGGCGCTGCTCGGCTACGCCGGGGGAGGGCGGCTCGGCAACTTCGGTGATGTCGGCGTCGACCAGGTGACCTTCGGGCCCGCGGTGTTCCTGTGGTTCCTGTCCATCGGTGGGCTGACCGTCGCGATGGCCGGCGGCGTGGTGCGTCGGCCCAAGAAGGTGAAACCAGTCGCGGCGCCCGCGCCGGAACCCGCCGCCGTGTTCGAGGATGCCGCCGTGGTCGACGATGAGGACGCGATCACCGATGTCGTCCTGCTGGACGCGCAACCCGAATTGCCGGAGCATGCCGAGTCCTTCGAACTCGGCGCGCCGCCGATCGAGCATCCCGACGATCCGCTGCTGGATCCCGAAGAGCACTTCATCGCCGACGGCGATCATCCGGACGTGACCGCTGAGAAGCCACCCGAACAGGGCGACTAG
- the purN gene encoding phosphoribosylglycinamide formyltransferase, translating into MQQRPLRIPATAPARLVVLASGTGSLLASMVEAATGDYPARVVAVGADRVCPALDVAARAAIPTFQVCLRDHRDRAAWDAALTEAVAQHEPDLVVSAGFMKILGNEFLSRFEGRVVNTHPALLPAFPGAHAVSDAIDYGVRITGCTVHLVDSGVDTGPILAQQAVAVHEDDTAETLHERIKGVERRLLVDVLAALATRGVTWTGRKAILG; encoded by the coding sequence GTGCAGCAGCGACCACTCCGCATCCCGGCGACCGCGCCGGCCCGGCTGGTGGTCTTGGCGTCCGGCACCGGTTCGCTGCTGGCATCGATGGTGGAAGCCGCCACCGGGGACTATCCGGCCCGGGTGGTGGCCGTCGGCGCCGACCGGGTCTGCCCCGCGCTGGACGTGGCCGCCCGGGCCGCCATCCCGACCTTCCAGGTGTGCCTGCGCGACCATCGAGACCGCGCCGCCTGGGATGCTGCGCTCACCGAGGCGGTCGCCCAGCACGAGCCGGACCTGGTGGTCAGCGCGGGTTTCATGAAAATACTTGGCAACGAGTTTCTTTCGCGCTTCGAGGGCCGGGTCGTGAACACCCATCCGGCACTGTTGCCGGCCTTCCCTGGAGCGCACGCGGTATCCGATGCCATCGATTACGGCGTGCGGATCACCGGGTGCACCGTGCATCTGGTCGACAGCGGGGTGGACACCGGGCCGATTCTGGCGCAACAGGCCGTGGCGGTGCACGAGGATGACACGGCAGAGACTTTGCACGAACGCATCAAGGGCGTCGAACGACGTCTGCTGGTGGACGTGCTGGCCGCGCTGGCGACGCGCGGTGTGACCTGGACCGGACGAAAGGCGATTCTGGGATGA
- a CDS encoding DUF5336 domain-containing protein encodes MTYPPGNPGYPPVQQGNQYAPTQQYGEPAEVGPSKLPGYLSAAVAVFGLATYAFNFGPLLTISNSDFPQFGSASGSTPGLGLAVAASVLAALLAGVGLLPKQKARTGLVAVAATLSFLLVLAEVINAPAGLSIGWGLYLVIAATLLQTGAAIAALLFDAGVLTPPVPKPRYEQQPYGQYGAPYYGQPGQPGQQYGAPAQQPQQQRPGYPSQYGYEGAPNTGGFQSGAHNGPPTPPTGFPAFGQPSRAGDTTGYEQQGSSAPTAAVPSQPSATPQGHPESSPQSGTPSS; translated from the coding sequence ATGACTTACCCGCCCGGTAACCCCGGATATCCGCCTGTCCAGCAGGGCAACCAGTACGCGCCCACCCAGCAGTACGGCGAGCCCGCAGAGGTGGGACCCAGCAAGCTGCCTGGCTACCTGAGCGCTGCCGTCGCCGTGTTCGGCCTGGCGACCTACGCGTTCAATTTCGGCCCGTTGCTGACCATCAGCAACTCGGATTTCCCCCAGTTCGGCAGCGCCAGCGGCAGCACGCCCGGTCTCGGCCTGGCCGTCGCGGCCTCGGTGCTCGCCGCGCTGCTCGCCGGTGTGGGGCTGCTGCCCAAGCAAAAGGCCCGCACCGGGCTGGTGGCCGTGGCGGCCACGCTGTCGTTCCTGCTGGTGCTGGCCGAGGTCATCAACGCCCCGGCCGGGTTGTCCATCGGCTGGGGGCTCTACCTGGTCATCGCGGCGACGTTGTTGCAGACCGGCGCCGCCATCGCCGCCCTGCTGTTCGACGCGGGCGTGCTCACACCGCCGGTGCCCAAGCCGCGCTACGAGCAGCAGCCCTACGGCCAGTACGGCGCGCCGTACTACGGTCAGCCGGGTCAGCCGGGCCAGCAGTACGGCGCACCGGCCCAGCAACCGCAGCAGCAGCGGCCGGGTTATCCGTCGCAGTACGGCTACGAGGGCGCCCCGAACACCGGTGGTTTCCAGTCCGGCGCCCACAACGGGCCGCCGACGCCGCCCACCGGGTTCCCCGCCTTCGGTCAGCCGTCCAGGGCGGGCGACACGACGGGCTACGAGCAACAGGGCTCCTCGGCGCCGACCGCCGCGGTGCCGTCCCAGCCGTCCGCGACACCGCAAGGACACCCGGAGTCCTCACCGCAGTCCGGCACCCCCTCGTCGTAG
- a CDS encoding dioxygenase, with protein MIEEHDRGFGYDISVMSRRRILLGLGAAAGSAAIAACGTTGTAPSDTRTDTSAAAAAPQETMGPYPGDGSNGPNVLIESGVVRSDITSSFGPYTGVAQGVPATLTMNLRNLADNGNPGAAMAVYIWHCDREGRYSLYSEGVTEQNYLRGVQVADAAGAVTFRTIFPATYPGRWPHIHFEVFDSLESAVAGSAARLTSQIALPEATSSAVYNFDDGYAASIPNLGALSLDSDMVFGDGWTAQMASTGGTPATGIDVAITIGVAEKSKNVDTNPPPSGGPGGPPPGR; from the coding sequence ATGATCGAAGAACACGACCGCGGATTCGGCTATGACATCTCGGTGATGTCGCGGCGCAGGATCCTGCTCGGACTGGGCGCGGCCGCGGGGAGCGCGGCCATCGCCGCCTGCGGCACGACCGGTACCGCACCGAGCGACACGCGTACTGACACATCGGCCGCCGCGGCGGCGCCGCAGGAAACGATGGGGCCTTACCCGGGTGACGGTTCCAACGGTCCCAACGTGCTCATCGAGTCCGGTGTGGTGCGCAGCGACATCACATCCAGCTTCGGTCCGTATACCGGTGTCGCACAGGGCGTGCCGGCGACGTTGACGATGAACCTGCGCAACCTGGCCGACAACGGTAACCCCGGCGCCGCGATGGCCGTCTACATCTGGCACTGCGACCGCGAGGGCAGGTACTCGCTCTACAGCGAGGGTGTGACCGAACAAAACTATCTCCGCGGTGTGCAGGTCGCCGACGCCGCCGGTGCGGTCACATTCCGCACCATCTTCCCGGCCACCTACCCCGGTCGCTGGCCGCATATCCACTTCGAGGTCTTCGACTCCCTGGAATCGGCGGTCGCCGGGTCGGCGGCCCGGCTGACATCCCAGATCGCCCTGCCGGAAGCGACCTCGTCGGCCGTGTACAACTTCGACGACGGTTACGCAGCGAGCATCCCAAATCTCGGCGCCCTCAGCCTGGACTCCGACATGGTCTTCGGAGACGGCTGGACCGCCCAGATGGCATCGACCGGCGGCACACCCGCGACCGGGATCGATGTGGCCATCACCATCGGAGTGGCCGAGAAGTCGAAGAACGTCGACACCAACCCGCCGCCGTCGGGCGGTCCGGGTGGTCCGCCACCGGGCCGTTAG
- a CDS encoding LLM class F420-dependent oxidoreductase: MDYGLVLFTSDRGIAPAPAAKLADDHGFTTFYVPEHTHIPIKRQAAHPTTGDETLPDDRYMRTLDPWVSLGTAAAVTSRVRLSTAVALPVEHDPITLAKSIATLDHLSGGRVSLGVGFGWNTDELADHKVPPGRRRTMLREYLEAMRALWTDEEASYDGEFVNFGPSWAWPKPVQSHIPVLVGAAGTEKNFKWIARSADGWITTPRDFDIDEPVKLLQDTWAAAGRDGAPQIVALDFKPDPEKLARWRDLGVTEVLFGLPDKPEAEVGAYVERLAGKLAQLV; encoded by the coding sequence ATGGACTACGGGCTCGTACTTTTCACCAGTGACCGCGGCATCGCTCCGGCACCGGCGGCCAAGCTGGCCGATGACCACGGCTTCACCACCTTCTACGTGCCCGAGCACACCCACATCCCAATCAAACGGCAGGCCGCCCATCCGACCACGGGTGACGAGACCCTGCCCGACGATCGCTACATGCGCACCCTGGATCCGTGGGTGTCGCTGGGCACGGCCGCGGCGGTGACCTCCCGAGTCCGGCTGTCCACCGCGGTGGCGCTGCCCGTCGAGCACGACCCGATCACACTGGCCAAATCGATCGCGACACTGGATCACCTCTCCGGCGGCCGGGTCAGCCTGGGTGTCGGATTCGGCTGGAACACCGACGAACTGGCCGACCACAAGGTCCCGCCCGGGCGGCGGCGCACCATGCTGCGCGAGTACCTGGAGGCCATGCGCGCGCTGTGGACCGACGAAGAAGCCTCCTACGACGGCGAATTCGTGAACTTCGGGCCGTCGTGGGCCTGGCCGAAGCCGGTGCAGTCGCACATCCCGGTGCTGGTCGGGGCCGCGGGCACCGAGAAGAACTTCAAGTGGATCGCCAGATCCGCGGACGGCTGGATCACCACGCCCCGCGATTTCGACATCGACGAGCCGGTGAAGCTGCTGCAGGACACCTGGGCCGCGGCCGGCCGCGACGGCGCTCCGCAGATCGTGGCACTGGACTTCAAGCCGGATCCGGAAAAGCTGGCCCGCTGGCGCGATCTCGGCGTCACCGAGGTGCTCTTCGGCCTCCCGGACAAGCCCGAGGCCGAGGTCGGCGCGTACGTGGAGCGGCTGGCGGGCAAGCTCGCCCAGCTGGTCTGA
- the sfnG gene encoding dimethylsulfone monooxygenase SfnG has protein sequence MTTERIADEIKFAYWVPNVSGGLVTSDIEQRTDWNYEYNKKLAQTAENNGFEYALSQVRYEASYGAEYQHESTSFSLALLLATERLKVIAAVHPGLWQPAVLAKLGATADHLSGGRFAVNVVSGWFKDEFTHLGEPWLEHDERYRRSAEFLQVLRKIWTEDDVDFRGDFYRIHDFTLKPKPLNTPERPNPELFQGGNSTAARRNGGLHADWYFSNGKDFAGITEQVVEVREHARSVAREVKVGLNGFIIARDSEREAKDVLREIIAKANKPAVEGFRGAVQQAGRSTADNKGMWADSSFEDLVQYNDGFRTQLIGTPEQIAERIASYRKRGVDLILGGFLHFQEEIEYFGEKVLPLVREIEAADQTAPDAPVLVSV, from the coding sequence ATGACGACCGAACGCATCGCCGATGAGATCAAGTTCGCGTACTGGGTGCCCAATGTCAGCGGTGGCCTGGTGACCAGCGATATCGAACAGCGCACCGACTGGAACTACGAGTACAACAAGAAGCTGGCGCAGACCGCGGAGAACAACGGCTTCGAGTACGCGCTGTCCCAGGTGCGCTACGAAGCCAGTTACGGCGCGGAGTACCAGCACGAGTCCACCAGCTTCAGCCTGGCGCTGCTGCTGGCCACCGAGCGACTCAAGGTGATCGCCGCGGTGCATCCGGGCCTGTGGCAGCCCGCGGTATTGGCCAAGCTGGGCGCGACCGCCGATCACCTCTCCGGAGGCCGGTTCGCCGTGAACGTGGTGTCCGGCTGGTTCAAGGACGAGTTCACCCATCTGGGCGAGCCGTGGCTCGAACACGACGAACGCTACCGGCGCAGCGCGGAGTTCCTGCAGGTGCTGCGCAAGATCTGGACCGAGGACGACGTGGATTTCCGCGGCGACTTCTACCGGATCCACGACTTCACGCTGAAGCCCAAACCGCTGAACACCCCCGAGCGACCCAACCCCGAACTCTTCCAGGGCGGCAACTCCACCGCCGCGCGCCGCAACGGGGGCCTGCATGCCGATTGGTACTTCTCCAACGGCAAGGATTTCGCCGGCATCACCGAACAGGTGGTGGAGGTGCGCGAGCATGCGCGCTCCGTCGCGCGGGAGGTCAAGGTCGGCCTCAACGGGTTCATCATCGCCAGGGACTCCGAACGGGAAGCCAAGGACGTCCTGCGCGAGATCATCGCCAAGGCCAACAAGCCCGCCGTCGAGGGCTTCCGCGGGGCCGTGCAGCAGGCCGGTCGTTCCACTGCGGACAACAAGGGCATGTGGGCCGATTCGAGTTTCGAGGACCTCGTCCAGTACAACGACGGATTCCGCACCCAACTCATCGGTACCCCGGAGCAGATCGCCGAACGGATCGCGTCCTACCGCAAACGCGGTGTGGACCTCATCCTGGGCGGCTTCCTCCACTTCCAGGAGGAAATCGAGTACTTCGGCGAAAAAGTGTTGCCGCTGGTTCGTGAAATCGAGGCCGCCGATCAGACCGCCCCGGATGCCCCGGTGCTCGTATCGGTCTGA